From a single Mucilaginibacter terrenus genomic region:
- a CDS encoding DUF6263 family protein, translating into MKIYLTFVLLFTAVCVNGQQARLTLRLKKDSVYYLNTNVAMTTNQYFPGKKTMAGVQISSLSSHKVTDVLDTAYRLEVQFERLSVKINIDGLILNEMPDMSGTLTELASLMKHKVFHIVVSRYGSLMAVEDADKLFNSSFDSVSNLSDQKKLQLLTAVRSLFDKRVIRNTYFDAFTLVPKDAVDLNYSWTVNQNLESSVRATMDTKYFLSAVNNNVCVITGEGTLRAGPSPDYRSSNGLMMRMIDVGGTIKKKIVINSNTGWPVNISVVRNLKATGDIKDCPQFPGGLKFPVEMLFNISSSTR; encoded by the coding sequence ATGAAGATATACCTAACCTTTGTATTACTATTTACTGCCGTTTGCGTAAACGGACAGCAAGCTCGACTTACTCTGCGACTGAAAAAAGATAGTGTTTATTATCTTAACACAAATGTTGCAATGACAACAAACCAGTATTTTCCGGGAAAAAAAACAATGGCAGGGGTGCAAATATCTTCGCTTTCATCTCACAAAGTAACTGATGTACTAGATACCGCCTACCGGTTGGAGGTTCAGTTCGAACGACTATCCGTTAAGATAAATATAGACGGTTTGATTTTAAACGAAATGCCAGACATGAGCGGAACACTTACAGAACTAGCGTCATTAATGAAGCACAAGGTTTTTCACATTGTAGTTAGTCGATATGGCAGTTTGATGGCAGTGGAAGATGCTGATAAACTATTTAATTCATCCTTTGATAGTGTTTCTAATTTGAGTGATCAGAAAAAACTGCAACTACTAACAGCTGTACGTAGCTTGTTTGATAAACGTGTTATAAGGAACACGTATTTTGACGCTTTTACATTAGTACCTAAGGATGCTGTAGATTTAAATTACTCCTGGACAGTTAACCAGAATTTAGAATCGAGCGTCCGGGCGACAATGGATACAAAATACTTTTTATCAGCAGTCAATAATAATGTATGTGTAATTACTGGTGAGGGTACTTTAAGAGCAGGACCCTCACCGGATTACCGGAGTTCAAATGGCTTGATGATGCGAATGATTGATGTAGGTGGAACCATTAAAAAGAAAATCGTAATAAATTCAAATACCGGATGGCCTGTAAATATAAGCGTAGTAAGAAACCTTAAAGCAACAGGAGATATAAAAGACTGTCCACAATTTCCAGGCGGGCTTAAGTTCCCTGTTGAAATGTTGTTTAACATATCAAGTAGTACTAGATAG
- a CDS encoding redoxin domain-containing protein: MSVQAGQSAPQFTLTSSDLKEVSLNDFKGKKVVVHFFPLAFTGVCTTQLCTMRDSFGYYDGLNAQILGISVDSPFTLAKFKEENGYQFPLLSDFNKEASAAYGALYETFAFGMKGVSKRAAFVIDEEQNVVYAEVLENAGDLPDFAAIAEKVK, from the coding sequence ATGTCAGTACAAGCCGGCCAGTCTGCTCCCCAGTTTACCCTTACTTCATCAGATTTGAAAGAAGTTTCTCTCAATGATTTTAAAGGCAAGAAAGTTGTTGTTCATTTCTTTCCTCTCGCGTTCACCGGTGTTTGCACCACACAGCTTTGTACCATGCGTGATAGCTTTGGCTACTATGACGGATTGAACGCGCAGATCTTAGGTATCTCTGTAGATTCACCATTTACCCTGGCTAAGTTTAAAGAAGAGAACGGTTATCAGTTCCCGCTGTTGTCAGATTTTAATAAAGAGGCCTCTGCTGCTTACGGAGCATTGTACGAGACTTTTGCTTTCGGAATGAAAGGAGTGTCTAAACGGGCGGCGTTTGTTATAGATGAAGAGCAAAATGTAGTGTATGCAGAAGTGCTGGAGAACGCCGGAGATTTACCTGATTTTGCAGCGATTGCAGAAAAAGTAAAGTAA
- the ilvD gene encoding dihydroxy-acid dehydratase — protein MSSSSDTSSAVELNKYSKTFTQDPTQPAAQAMLYGIGLTDDDMKKAQVGVVSMGYDGNTCNMHLNDLAQLVKQGVWDEDLVGLIFHTIGVSDGMSNGTEGMRYSLVSRDIIADSIEAVVGAQYYDGLIALPGCDKNMPGSVMAMGRLNRPSIMVYGGTIKPGHWKGEDLNIVSAFEALGKKIAGQIDDIDFMGVIKNACPSAGACGGVYTANTMAAAIEALGMSLPYSSSNPALSEAKKAECLAAGKAIKILLERDIKPSDIMTRDAFENAMVIIMVLGGSTNAVLHLIAMAKSIGVKLTQDDFQEVSNRIPLLADMKPSGKYMMEDLHNVGGVPAVMKYCLQQGWLHGDCLTVTGKTIAENLAEVPELDFETQKIILPVEKPIKATGHLQILYGNIAEGGSVAKITGKEGERFEGPARVFDGEFELIAGIQSGRVKQGDVVVIRNVGPKGAPGMPEMLKPTSAIFGAGLGSSVALITDGRFSGGTHGFVVGHITPEAYDGGAIALVKDEDRILIDAVNRTINLMISDEEMASRKAAWQQPPLKVSKGLLYRYAKTVTNAAEGCVTDE, from the coding sequence ATGAGTTCATCATCAGATACCTCGTCGGCTGTAGAATTAAATAAGTACAGCAAAACTTTTACACAAGACCCTACCCAACCGGCCGCTCAGGCCATGCTTTACGGCATCGGCTTAACGGACGATGATATGAAGAAAGCACAGGTAGGTGTAGTGAGCATGGGATACGATGGTAACACCTGCAACATGCACCTTAATGATCTTGCCCAGTTGGTAAAACAAGGGGTATGGGATGAAGATCTTGTGGGTCTAATTTTCCATACCATTGGCGTAAGCGATGGCATGAGCAATGGCACGGAAGGTATGCGTTACTCGCTGGTGAGCCGCGATATTATTGCAGACTCGATAGAAGCGGTTGTGGGCGCACAATATTATGACGGACTGATAGCTCTCCCCGGCTGTGATAAGAACATGCCCGGGTCGGTAATGGCAATGGGCCGATTAAACCGCCCATCTATAATGGTGTATGGCGGTACTATTAAGCCGGGCCATTGGAAAGGTGAAGACCTTAACATTGTATCAGCCTTTGAAGCGCTGGGTAAAAAAATAGCCGGACAGATTGATGACATCGATTTTATGGGTGTTATTAAAAATGCTTGCCCCAGCGCCGGTGCTTGCGGTGGTGTTTACACTGCAAATACTATGGCGGCGGCTATTGAAGCATTGGGTATGAGCTTGCCTTACTCCTCTTCAAACCCTGCATTAAGTGAAGCAAAAAAAGCCGAGTGCCTGGCAGCAGGTAAGGCTATAAAGATATTGCTGGAGCGCGACATCAAGCCGTCGGACATCATGACGCGTGACGCGTTTGAAAACGCTATGGTGATAATTATGGTACTGGGCGGATCTACAAACGCCGTGCTGCACCTTATTGCTATGGCTAAAAGCATAGGCGTAAAACTTACCCAGGACGATTTTCAGGAAGTAAGTAACCGCATACCGTTGTTGGCTGACATGAAGCCAAGCGGCAAATATATGATGGAAGACCTGCACAATGTAGGTGGTGTTCCGGCCGTGATGAAGTACTGCCTGCAACAGGGTTGGCTGCATGGAGATTGCCTTACCGTAACCGGTAAAACCATTGCAGAGAACCTTGCAGAAGTACCAGAACTGGACTTCGAAACACAAAAAATCATATTGCCTGTAGAGAAGCCGATTAAAGCTACAGGCCACTTGCAAATATTATATGGCAACATTGCCGAAGGTGGTAGCGTAGCCAAGATCACCGGTAAAGAAGGTGAGCGCTTTGAAGGCCCTGCCCGCGTGTTTGACGGCGAGTTTGAACTGATTGCCGGGATACAGAGCGGTCGCGTTAAACAAGGCGACGTTGTAGTAATCCGCAATGTTGGGCCTAAAGGTGCCCCTGGTATGCCCGAAATGCTAAAGCCAACTTCGGCCATATTCGGTGCAGGCCTGGGTAGTTCGGTAGCATTGATCACTGATGGACGCTTTAGCGGTGGTACACACGGCTTTGTGGTTGGCCACATCACACCGGAAGCTTACGACGGCGGTGCTATAGCACTTGTAAAAGACGAGGACCGCATCCTGATAGATGCTGTTAACCGCACCATCAATTTGATGATAAGCGACGAAGAAATGGCGTCCCGTAAGGCAGCATGGCAGCAACCACCGCTTAAGGTAAGCAAAGGTTTGCTATACCGGTATGCCAAAACCGTTACTAACGCGGCAGAAGGTTGTGTAACCGACGAATAA
- a CDS encoding NAD(P)H-quinone oxidoreductase, producing MKAIVITQPGGPEVLQSAERPVPIFADDEVLVRIMAAGINRPDVFQRKGNYPPPPGASADIPGLELAGVVEKVGIAVTRWKPGDKICALVAGGAYAEYCTVPADQCLPVPDGLSYEQAASLPETFFTVWSNVFDRGKLQPGESLLVHGGSSGIGVTAIQMAKALGNYVYTTAGSDEKCRFCEQLAANKAINYNNESFAEVIATLTDNKGVDVILDMIGGDYMPLNIQSLATDGRLVMINAMKGKDVNIDLSVVMRKRLYITGSTLRSREVTFKAAIARQLEEKIWPLIANGQIKPVIYKTFSFNEAAKAHELMESGDHMGKIVLTMGG from the coding sequence ATGAAAGCCATTGTTATTACCCAGCCCGGCGGACCTGAAGTTTTACAATCTGCTGAAAGACCGGTGCCGATTTTTGCTGATGACGAGGTGCTGGTGCGGATTATGGCAGCAGGCATTAACCGGCCGGATGTATTTCAACGTAAAGGCAACTACCCGCCACCGCCAGGTGCATCAGCAGACATTCCGGGACTTGAGTTAGCTGGAGTTGTCGAAAAAGTTGGAATTGCGGTTACCCGATGGAAACCGGGAGATAAGATTTGCGCTTTGGTAGCAGGTGGGGCCTATGCTGAATACTGCACCGTACCTGCGGATCAGTGCCTGCCTGTTCCGGATGGATTATCTTACGAACAAGCTGCATCTCTGCCCGAAACATTTTTTACAGTTTGGAGCAACGTATTTGACCGGGGAAAACTGCAGCCGGGTGAAAGCCTGCTTGTACACGGAGGCAGTAGTGGCATAGGTGTAACGGCAATCCAGATGGCTAAAGCTCTTGGCAATTATGTTTACACTACTGCAGGAAGCGATGAAAAGTGCAGGTTTTGCGAGCAGCTTGCTGCAAATAAAGCCATCAACTACAATAACGAGAGCTTTGCAGAAGTTATAGCCACCCTTACAGATAATAAAGGCGTAGACGTAATACTGGATATGATTGGTGGTGACTACATGCCACTGAACATCCAATCGCTTGCAACGGACGGTAGGTTGGTAATGATTAACGCAATGAAAGGGAAAGATGTAAATATCGACCTATCGGTTGTAATGCGTAAGAGATTGTACATAACCGGATCAACGCTACGATCACGGGAAGTGACGTTTAAAGCAGCAATAGCCAGACAGCTGGAGGAAAAGATCTGGCCCTTGATTGCTAACGGACAAATAAAGCCGGTGATCTACAAAACTTTCTCGTTTAACGAAGCTGCTAAAGCTCACGAGTTAATGGAAAGTGGCGACCACATGGGAAAGATTGTTTTAACAATGGGTGGTTGA
- the atpD gene encoding F0F1 ATP synthase subunit beta yields MPNIGKISRIIGPVVDVSFADDAHLPKIYDALEITKDNGQKIVLEVQQHLGEDRVRAIAMDSTDGLLRGMKVLDTEAAIKMPIGDNIKGRVFNVVGDAIDGIPDLDKTNGRPIHATPPRFEDLSTETEVLFTGIKVIDLLEPYAKGGKIGLFGGAGVGKTVLIQELINNIAKAYAGLSVFAGVGERTREGNDLLREMLESGIIKYGDAFMHSMEEGGWDLSKIDQEQLKESKATFVFGQMNEPPGARARVALSGLTIAEYFRDGDEEGKGRDILFFIDNIFRFTQAGSEVSALLGRMPSAVGYQPTLATEMGTMQERITSTKRGSITSVQAVYVPADDLTDPAPATTFAHLDATTVLSRKIAELGIYPAVDPLDSTSRILSAQVLGDEHYNTAQRVKETLQRYKELQDIIAILGMDELSEEDKLVVSRARRVQRFLSQPFHVAEQFTGLKGVLVDIKETIKGFNMIMDGEVDEYPEAAFNLVGSIEDAIEKGKKLLAEANN; encoded by the coding sequence ATGCCAAACATTGGAAAAATATCAAGGATCATTGGTCCGGTAGTTGACGTAAGTTTTGCTGATGACGCACATCTTCCTAAGATTTATGATGCGTTAGAGATCACTAAGGACAACGGACAAAAAATTGTTTTAGAAGTACAGCAACACTTAGGTGAAGACCGTGTGCGTGCTATAGCAATGGACTCTACCGACGGCTTATTGCGCGGTATGAAAGTTTTAGATACCGAAGCGGCTATCAAAATGCCAATCGGTGATAACATCAAAGGCCGCGTGTTTAACGTAGTTGGTGATGCGATCGACGGTATCCCTGATCTTGATAAGACCAATGGTCGCCCTATCCACGCAACTCCTCCACGTTTCGAAGATCTTTCTACCGAGACAGAGGTATTGTTTACAGGTATTAAAGTTATTGACCTTTTAGAGCCTTACGCTAAAGGTGGTAAAATTGGATTGTTTGGTGGTGCCGGTGTAGGTAAAACCGTATTGATCCAGGAGCTTATCAACAACATCGCGAAAGCTTATGCAGGTTTATCAGTATTTGCCGGTGTAGGTGAGCGTACCCGTGAAGGTAACGACTTACTTCGTGAGATGCTTGAATCAGGCATTATTAAATATGGCGACGCTTTCATGCATTCAATGGAAGAAGGCGGCTGGGACCTTTCAAAAATAGACCAGGAACAATTAAAAGAATCTAAAGCAACCTTCGTTTTCGGCCAGATGAATGAGCCGCCGGGTGCACGTGCACGTGTGGCATTATCAGGTTTGACCATTGCTGAGTACTTCCGCGATGGTGATGAAGAAGGCAAAGGCCGCGATATATTATTCTTTATCGACAATATTTTCCGCTTTACCCAGGCAGGTTCAGAAGTATCAGCACTTCTTGGCCGTATGCCATCAGCGGTAGGTTACCAGCCAACACTGGCAACTGAAATGGGTACCATGCAGGAACGTATCACGTCAACAAAACGTGGTTCAATTACATCTGTACAGGCCGTTTACGTACCTGCGGATGACTTGACCGACCCTGCACCGGCAACAACTTTTGCCCACTTAGATGCTACTACGGTACTTTCACGTAAAATTGCCGAGCTTGGTATATACCCTGCGGTTGACCCTCTGGATTCAACCTCACGTATCCTGAGCGCACAGGTACTTGGCGATGAGCATTACAATACTGCTCAACGTGTTAAAGAAACCCTTCAACGTTACAAAGAACTTCAGGATATCATCGCCATCTTAGGTATGGACGAGCTTTCCGAAGAAGATAAGTTGGTTGTATCCCGCGCCCGTCGTGTACAGCGTTTCTTGTCACAACCGTTCCACGTTGCCGAGCAGTTCACCGGTTTAAAAGGCGTATTGGTTGACATTAAAGAGACCATCAAAGGTTTCAATATGATCATGGATGGTGAAGTTGACGAGTATCCTGAAGCAGCCTTCAACCTTGTAGGCAGCATTGAGGACGCGATTGAAAAAGGCAAGAAACTGTTAGCTGAAGCTAATAACTAG
- the obgE gene encoding GTPase ObgE — protein sequence MSQGSNFVDYVKICCRSGHGGAGSSHLHRDKFTSTGGPDGGDGGRGGHVIVKGNAQLWTMLHLKYRKHVIAGDGDPGGSSLSTGKTGRDEILEVPLGTIARDAETGEVLFEITKDGETKILTEGGRGGLGNWHFKTATRQTPRFAQPGESGREKWNVLELKILADVGLVGFPNAGKSTLLSVISAAKPEIADYAFTTLVPNLGIVSYRGNKSFVMADIPGIIEGASQGKGLGIRFLRHIERNSVLLFMVPADTGRTIKEEYEILLHELNEYNPELMHKPRVLAITKSDMLDEELQTEMKRDVPEGMSYVFISSVAQKNINELKDLLWRAINQ from the coding sequence ATGTCCCAAGGATCGAATTTTGTTGATTATGTGAAGATATGCTGCCGCTCCGGACACGGAGGCGCTGGCTCATCGCACTTGCACCGCGATAAATTTACATCTACAGGTGGCCCCGATGGTGGCGACGGTGGCCGCGGCGGGCACGTAATTGTAAAAGGGAATGCCCAGTTGTGGACTATGCTGCACCTAAAATATCGTAAGCACGTTATTGCGGGGGATGGCGATCCGGGAGGTAGTTCGTTAAGTACAGGTAAGACTGGTCGTGACGAGATACTGGAAGTGCCCTTAGGAACCATAGCCCGCGATGCAGAAACGGGGGAGGTACTGTTTGAAATAACAAAAGACGGCGAGACTAAAATACTTACCGAAGGTGGTAGAGGAGGTTTGGGCAACTGGCACTTTAAAACGGCTACCCGGCAAACTCCTAGATTTGCGCAACCTGGCGAGAGCGGGCGTGAAAAATGGAACGTACTGGAGTTAAAAATATTGGCTGACGTGGGTTTGGTTGGTTTTCCAAACGCAGGTAAATCAACATTGCTTTCGGTTATCTCTGCAGCCAAGCCGGAGATTGCAGACTATGCCTTTACCACGCTGGTGCCAAATCTTGGCATTGTATCTTACCGCGGTAACAAGTCATTTGTGATGGCGGATATTCCAGGCATTATAGAGGGAGCCTCACAAGGGAAAGGGCTGGGTATACGTTTCCTTCGTCATATAGAGCGAAATTCCGTTTTACTGTTTATGGTGCCGGCCGACACTGGTAGAACCATAAAGGAAGAGTACGAAATACTGTTGCACGAATTAAACGAGTATAACCCGGAACTGATGCATAAGCCACGCGTGCTTGCCATAACCAAATCGGACATGCTGGATGAGGAGTTGCAGACAGAGATGAAGAGGGACGTACCTGAAGGAATGTCTTACGTGTTTATTTCTTCTGTGGCGCAAAAGAACATCAACGAGTTAAAAGACCTGCTCTGGCGGGCCATAAACCAGTAA
- a CDS encoding adenylate kinase codes for MLNLVLFGPPGAGKGTQSQKLIEKFGLIHLSTGDLLRNEISQGTELGLEAKKLMDDGKLVPDAVVIGMISNKLEANKDAKGFIFDGFPRTVAQAEALDSLLESKNSSISGMIALEVTDDELEHRLLLRGESSGRPDDANPEVIRKRIKEYNDKTAPVAGFYKNQSKFESINGIGTIDEIFDQIVSIISSWSEQ; via the coding sequence ATGCTCAACTTAGTACTGTTTGGTCCCCCCGGAGCAGGGAAGGGTACACAATCACAAAAGCTTATCGAAAAATTCGGGCTAATTCACCTCTCAACAGGCGACTTGTTGCGTAACGAGATCAGCCAGGGAACAGAATTGGGTTTAGAAGCCAAGAAACTGATGGATGACGGTAAGTTAGTACCGGATGCTGTGGTTATTGGCATGATAAGCAATAAACTTGAAGCAAATAAAGATGCCAAAGGGTTTATTTTTGACGGTTTTCCCCGCACGGTAGCACAGGCAGAGGCACTTGACAGTTTATTGGAGTCCAAGAATTCATCAATATCCGGTATGATAGCGCTGGAAGTGACTGATGATGAATTAGAGCACCGGTTACTGCTACGAGGTGAGAGTTCAGGCCGGCCGGATGATGCTAACCCGGAAGTTATCCGCAAGCGCATTAAAGAATACAATGATAAAACTGCCCCGGTGGCAGGTTTTTACAAAAACCAAAGCAAGTTCGAAAGCATTAATGGTATAGGTACGATTGACGAGATATTCGACCAGATTGTATCCATTATATCATCGTGGTCAGAACAGTAA
- the atpC gene encoding ATP synthase F1 subunit epsilon encodes MTLEILTPDKKVFEGEAASVVLPGALGSFEILDNHAPIISTLNDGKLTIRTKTKQEDIFFIKGGVVEAVNNKVTVLAEGITHK; translated from the coding sequence ATGACATTAGAAATTCTTACTCCTGATAAAAAAGTATTCGAAGGCGAAGCAGCTTCCGTTGTGTTGCCGGGTGCTTTAGGTTCATTCGAAATATTAGATAACCACGCTCCTATCATTTCAACTTTAAATGATGGCAAGCTAACTATCAGAACCAAGACAAAGCAAGAGGATATCTTTTTTATAAAAGGTGGTGTAGTAGAAGCTGTAAACAACAAAGTAACTGTGCTTGCTGAGGGTATCACCCACAAGTAA
- a CDS encoding WcaF family extracellular polysaccharide biosynthesis acetyltransferase, which translates to MGTTKLSEYDNAPYHPGGSAIKRLLWFYVNAIVFKTSLLPINAIKVALLKLFGAKLGSRVVIKPCVNIKYPWHLVVGNDTWIGEGVWIDNLVPVTIGSDICISQGAILQTGSHNYKQRTFDLITGNIVLADGAWIGCCAIINQGITVGSHAVLTAGSVATKNLDAFGIYQGNPAVKVRERTIE; encoded by the coding sequence ATGGGCACCACCAAACTGTCTGAATATGATAACGCTCCTTACCATCCGGGTGGAAGTGCAATTAAACGTTTGCTTTGGTTTTACGTCAATGCTATTGTGTTTAAAACAAGTTTGCTCCCCATTAACGCAATTAAAGTGGCTTTACTGAAGTTGTTTGGAGCAAAATTAGGCAGCAGGGTTGTTATTAAGCCTTGCGTAAATATTAAATACCCGTGGCACCTTGTTGTAGGTAACGATACCTGGATAGGCGAAGGTGTTTGGATAGACAACCTGGTACCTGTAACTATAGGCAGCGATATTTGCATTTCACAAGGAGCCATATTGCAAACAGGTAGTCACAATTACAAACAGCGCACGTTTGACCTGATTACAGGCAATATTGTGTTGGCTGATGGTGCTTGGATAGGATGCTGTGCCATCATCAACCAGGGAATAACGGTAGGATCACACGCGGTGTTAACCGCAGGATCTGTAGCGACGAAAAATTTAGATGCTTTTGGTATTTACCAGGGCAACCCGGCAGTAAAAGTGCGGGAGAGAACTATTGAATAA
- a CDS encoding SGNH/GDSL hydrolase family protein, producing MRSLKQYLYISAGLLALASCKPEIQTAPVTKGSADFTRYIAVGNSLTAGFADGGLYLEGQMNSYPSIIAKQMQQAGGGEFTQPLFNADQSNGSGYLKLSGFTATGTPITTQVNTNLAVRGQATIPGFGNVILYTKYAGEINNYGVPGIKLQQITYAPYGNLNGYFERLLPGNAGTNNTTYLDFVTAKPFTFFTNWLGNNDALGYATAGGASDALTDKDQFSGLYNLTIAKLTASGAKGAVATIPDVTSIPYFNTVTIDAILAAVKAANPSVTTLYVNARQTATPPAASYQARPATAADLVVLTFDTKKIGQPVSTPFGNLPYGLTQFTPIENQYVLDANEATLVKDYVTSYNTTIKAAAAAKGLAVFDAYTFLNNLKANGMIVDGVNVNSNYISGGIFSLDGVHLTPRGYAIVANEFIKAINKQYGSTIPLASVSAYNGVKFP from the coding sequence ATGAGATCGTTAAAACAATACTTATATATATCCGCGGGTTTGCTTGCGTTAGCATCGTGCAAGCCCGAAATACAAACTGCTCCCGTAACAAAAGGCAGTGCTGATTTTACAAGGTACATTGCCGTTGGTAACTCGTTAACCGCAGGCTTTGCTGATGGCGGCCTTTACCTGGAAGGGCAAATGAATTCGTACCCGAGCATTATTGCCAAGCAAATGCAGCAGGCGGGTGGCGGGGAATTTACACAGCCGCTGTTCAACGCTGATCAGTCTAATGGATCGGGATACCTCAAGCTCTCCGGATTTACTGCAACCGGCACGCCGATAACCACGCAGGTTAATACTAATTTGGCAGTAAGAGGCCAGGCAACTATTCCGGGTTTCGGTAACGTAATACTTTACACCAAATATGCCGGTGAAATTAACAACTATGGTGTACCGGGCATTAAGCTGCAGCAGATTACCTATGCGCCTTATGGCAACCTGAACGGATACTTTGAAAGGCTGCTTCCGGGCAACGCGGGTACTAACAACACTACGTACCTGGATTTTGTAACAGCCAAGCCGTTTACCTTTTTTACAAACTGGTTGGGTAATAATGATGCCTTAGGTTACGCGACAGCCGGCGGCGCAAGCGATGCGTTAACAGATAAAGACCAGTTCAGTGGTTTGTATAATTTAACAATAGCAAAACTAACCGCATCGGGAGCAAAGGGGGCAGTTGCTACTATACCCGATGTTACTTCTATTCCATATTTTAACACAGTTACTATTGATGCAATTTTAGCTGCTGTAAAGGCGGCTAACCCCAGCGTAACCACTTTGTACGTGAATGCGCGCCAGACAGCTACACCGCCCGCCGCCTCGTACCAGGCACGCCCTGCAACAGCTGCAGATTTGGTTGTACTCACCTTTGATACAAAAAAGATAGGTCAGCCCGTAAGTACTCCATTTGGTAATCTGCCGTACGGTTTAACCCAATTTACTCCTATAGAGAACCAGTATGTATTAGATGCCAACGAAGCTACCCTTGTTAAAGATTACGTCACATCTTATAACACCACTATAAAAGCAGCAGCTGCTGCAAAAGGATTAGCAGTATTCGACGCATACACCTTCCTTAATAATCTTAAAGCAAACGGAATGATTGTGGATGGGGTAAACGTAAATTCTAACTACATCAGTGGTGGGATATTTTCGCTTGATGGCGTGCACCTTACTCCAAGAGGTTATGCTATTGTGGCAAACGAATTTATAAAGGCAATAAACAAGCAATATGGCTCAACCATACCACTTGCAAGTGTTTCTGCTTACAACGGTGTGAAGTTCCCGTAA
- a CDS encoding OmpP1/FadL family transporter, with protein sequence MKKLLLLLMWCSPVSAFAQGFQVNLGGQKQIAMGHTGTGLLQDGASVFFNPGAVAMLPSNSVQAGISPLWFKSTFNPTGSNAQYSVKNRVATPFNAYAIWGPKSAAWKLGLGVYTPFGGLTDWGHEWTGRYALESLDLKAIFIQPTISVKLADFLSIGAGFVYNHASVDLQRAIPLADANGNPGQARLNGTGKGYGWNAGVFFKTESGVNVGVSYRSKVKTNIDKGDAIFTVPSSLQTSFPQPNTFSSGIPLPATLSLGLGYPVSKKWLVAFDANLVGWSSYKALAFDYATNTTNLQDTYSPRNYKNAYALRAGAEYKGIEKVALRFGGGYASTAVRDGYVTPEVPDANRWYATAGVGAKLTKQLDLDFSFEYEHLYKRTQTNIETQLSGTFQSNVYIPGISLTYHW encoded by the coding sequence ATGAAAAAACTATTACTACTGTTAATGTGGTGTAGCCCTGTATCTGCTTTCGCGCAAGGTTTCCAGGTGAACCTTGGTGGCCAAAAACAGATTGCCATGGGCCACACCGGTACTGGCTTGTTGCAGGATGGAGCCTCGGTATTCTTTAACCCTGGTGCGGTGGCTATGCTTCCATCAAACTCCGTACAGGCCGGCATTAGCCCGCTGTGGTTTAAATCAACTTTTAATCCAACAGGTTCAAACGCCCAATACTCTGTTAAAAACAGGGTAGCGACGCCATTTAATGCTTACGCCATTTGGGGACCAAAATCTGCAGCATGGAAACTTGGACTTGGTGTATATACTCCTTTTGGCGGGTTAACCGATTGGGGACACGAGTGGACAGGCAGGTACGCGCTGGAAAGCCTTGACCTGAAAGCGATATTTATACAGCCTACTATAAGCGTAAAGCTTGCAGATTTCCTGAGCATTGGCGCGGGTTTTGTTTACAACCACGCTTCTGTTGATCTGCAGCGTGCTATACCTCTTGCCGACGCGAATGGCAACCCCGGCCAGGCACGACTAAACGGAACCGGTAAAGGTTACGGGTGGAATGCCGGCGTGTTCTTCAAAACAGAATCGGGTGTTAACGTTGGGGTAAGCTACCGTTCTAAAGTTAAGACCAATATTGATAAAGGCGATGCAATATTTACTGTGCCATCTTCTTTACAGACCAGTTTCCCACAGCCAAATACATTCTCTTCGGGTATTCCGCTGCCCGCGACACTTTCTTTGGGATTAGGCTATCCGGTTAGCAAAAAATGGCTGGTAGCATTTGATGCCAACCTTGTAGGCTGGAGCTCGTACAAAGCCCTGGCTTTTGATTATGCCACCAATACAACCAACTTGCAGGATACTTACTCGCCACGCAACTACAAGAATGCTTATGCATTAAGGGCCGGTGCCGAATACAAGGGTATAGAAAAGGTGGCGCTGCGCTTTGGTGGAGGCTACGCTTCCACAGCGGTACGAGATGGTTACGTAACACCAGAAGTACCTGACGCAAACAGGTGGTATGCTACTGCCGGCGTTGGCGCAAAGCTAACCAAACAGCTTGATCTGGATTTCTCGTTCGAATATGAGCATTTGTACAAGCGTACGCAAACCAACATCGAGACACAGCTTTCGGGCACGTTCCAAAGCAATGTTTACATCCCTGGTATATCACTTACTTACCACTGGTAA